From a single Lolium rigidum isolate FL_2022 chromosome 7, APGP_CSIRO_Lrig_0.1, whole genome shotgun sequence genomic region:
- the LOC124678424 gene encoding short-chain dehydrogenase/reductase 2b-like, translating into MEGSFISSSEQRVAVVTGGNKGIGLEICKQLASSGITVVLTARDEKRGTAAVDALRELGLSDVMFHQLDISEPSSAARLADFVKDKFGKLDILVNNAAILGVTVDVGDPDPAAVQEVISSEKFTSMSATERLEWVDKRSTETYAEAEECLKTNYGGTKNVTEALLPLLLSSSDARVVNLSSFIALLRVFSGELKQELNDIDKLSVERVDELSELFLEDFKNDQLDQRGWPIEKGPSAYRVSKALVNAYTRVLAKKHTSLCINCVNPGHVNTDGNFHTGDLTVAEGARGPVTVALAPREGPTGAYFDGTEEASFV; encoded by the exons ATGGAAGGAAGCTTCATCAGCTCATCTGAACAAAG GGTTGCCGTGGTGACCGGTGGCAACAAAGGGATTGGATTGGAGATATGCAAGCAGCTCGCGTCCAGCGGAATCACGGTCGTCTTGACAGCCAGGGATGAAAAGAGGGGTACCGCAGCAGTCGATGCTCTTCGAGAGCTCGGACTATCAGATGTCATGTTCCATCAGCTGGACATAAGCGAGCCGTCGAGCGCTGCTCGTTTGGCAGATTTTGTCAAGGATAAGTTTGGCAAGCTAGACATATTG GTCAATAACGCAGCAATCCTCGGGGTGACGGTAGACGTCGGAGACCCAGACCCGGCAGCTGTTCAGGAAGTG ATTTCATCAGAGAAGTTTACAAGCATGAGTGCAACGGAGAGGCTCGAGTGGGTGGACAAGCGGTCAACAGAGACTTATGCGGAAGCAGAAGAATGTCTAAAAACAAACTATGGCGGCACCAAGAATGTCACGGAAGCGCTGCTTCCTCTCCTCCTATCCTCCTCCGATGCAAGAGTTGTTAACCTCTCGTCTTTTATCGCATTACTGCGG GTTTTCAGTGGAGAACTTAAACAGGAGCTTAACGACATCGACAAGCTATCTGTAGAGAGGGTGGACGAACTGTCTGAACTGTTCCTAGAGGACTTCAAGAATGATCAGCTGGATCAACGTGGATGGCCAATCGAGAAAGGGCCCTCGGCCTACAGAGTGTCCAAGGCCCTGGTGAACGCTTACACCAGAGTTCTTGCAAAGAAGCACACCTCGCTGTGCATCAACTGCGTAAATCCTGGCCATGTCAATACCGACGGCAACTTCCACACCGGGGATCTAACCGTCGCGGAAGGCGCAAGAGGCCCTGTGACTGTGGCACTTGCGCCGAGGGAAGGACCAACAGGAGCGTACTTTGACGGAACAGAAGAGGCCTCTTTTGTTTAA